The genomic stretch AAGAGAGGAGGATATCTGGTATTTTATGACTGGCACAGTGACATTGTTTTTTTATCCTTAGACAAAATTATAAAgtagctttgttttgtttcatgtatGTGTCCAATAACAGAATAGCATGACCTAGCAGAGAGTGTCAGAATAGCTTGTAATAACTTTGATGTCTAGTCAAATCATTTATGGACATCTGGGGCTGCATTTATCCCCTTCAagttttttaaagtcttcattggcCACATGGTATGCACACTTAGGGGAGTTAGAGTTAGATATACTGGTTGATTAATTAATCAAGCAATCAATTGATTTGTTAACATTTCCTTCTATctgtaagaatttttaaaaaggaaaaagatttcaTTTAAACTGCATAGAAAATAAATACACTGAAATTAAGGAAGATCCCAAGGGAAATGAATAACAAGCATAGCGATGTCTCTTGACATTGTTTTCCTTTAGCAGCAATAAATGGATCCTCAAGGATCAGGAAAAATAAGACTTACTTCCTGGCAGTCTCTGCTTATAACCCCTCCATCCCTCAGCAAACATATTCAAGAATTTTTACCACAACCATTTCCagctctttcctcctctctggtTATTGTTAAGAAGACTATCTCTTctaagagaataaaaaataaattttgataagCTCCAGCTTAGAATTCCCTTTGCTGATCCAGGTAATAAGATTATGTAGTGTTTAGAAGAGCAAAAAATCATAATCTACTGATTTTCACCCACAGCTCTCTTTGAATTATTGCAGTCATATACATACAACCAATATTTCTTAAACTCTTACTGGCCACGCAATAGTCAAAGTACTTCCACAGGAATTTATCTCATTCAGTTATCTTTGTAACAGCCCTTTAAAGAAGGCATAATTATTTGCTTATTATAGCTAAGTATTAATTTCTTATGACAAGTAAACAAAAGTTCTTAATTCTAAATTCAATAATTTTTCTATCATACACAGCTCCCTACCAGTCATCCCACTCTGGAAAATTATCCTTACTTTTAAGTATCTTCCAGAAACAGATTATCCAATGTTACAGCCCCTCACTGAAACTGTACAAACTAAGGAAGTGAATTGAGTTGTCATGGTTGGGAAGGtatcccggagaaggaaatggcaacccactccaatattcttgcctggaaaattccatggacagagaagcctcgcagggtgaagtccatggggtcaccaagagttgggcatgcctgaccaactgagcacacatgcatgaaaCATCTCTGGGTGGGCTCTAGAGAGAGCCAGCAAATGGGTACCAAAGCTTCTACTGTCCTGAGCTTTgagggaaaattaaaatattggtgAATGTCTCCCTTGTACTGTGTATGGCATTGCCTGGTTCATTCAGACATACTCTACCTCAATTTTTCCAGGGTTGACTAATTTAACAAGTAAACGAAGAAAACAAGGCAATTGTTGTTAATTAACTCAGTCCAAGTGGCCAGGGTACAAGTACTCAGACATCATTGCACCCATGTTCACAGTGCCCTCTGTAATTGACACAGGGTGTGTTTATTGgtcttttgctgttttttttttttttttttggtttattggtTTggggaattttgtttgtttgtttttttgacagTTTCAGCTCAGATTTGAGGCAGGTAATGTCATCAGTCTTCTGTACAGAGGAGTTCAGTAGTAAAAAGTGAAGAGTGATACAAGCTAATTAAATATGTTAGATTGAGCATAAAATGCTGATGGCAATTCCTGTTTTCTAGAACACCTTCCTGTTTTCTATAACAGCTCTGTGAGACTTCTTGGCACAGAATTGCTGAGAGAGAAAAGTTTTACTTAAAAGTGTAACATGatcagtttttccatttttcaaggAGTATTCTGTCGCTGCTTAGAAAATGGAGGGTAGAAGGGCAAAAGTAGAAGCAAGGAGCTGTGTTAGAATGCTGCTGCAGAAGTCTAAGGAAGAAAGGCTGGTCATTTGAACTTGAGAGACAGCAGTTAAGACAAAGGAGTGCATGATACAAGCCATACTTTAGAAACAGCAGAATCCTGCTAACGAATTGGATGTGAGGGGTAAAAGAAGAGATGTAACAATGAAATAGACTATACCAGGAAAACGTAAGTTCTTCAACATTAACTAAgctattcaaagtgctgaaaatattttgagatgataaagagattaacacacacaaaaataacctTTTAGAAGGTTATTTCTTTAAATCATAAGGCTGAGCACAAGACTCAAAACTCATATAAGATAAAGATGGCTGTAAATTATGTGCATTAAAATGTTCTCCAAAACCAAATTTGAAGacagttttctttataatttccAGAATACTTTCCCTTGAAAGTAAAAACTTTCTGATATAAGCTCCTACTCTGAAAAAAGCAATACTGCCAAGAGGACAACTATGCAGTcttatattacaaaaataaaagaaaaaaagagagaagtcatTAAAATGCAGTATATATCtcattccctgctgctgctgctgctgctgctgctgctgctgctaagtcatttcagtcatgtccgactctgtgcgaccccatagatggcagcccaccaggctcctccgcccatgggattctccaggcaagaacacaggagtgggttgccatttccttctccaatgcatgaaagtgaaaagtgagagtgaagtcgttcagtcatgtctgactcagcaacCGCATAGACTGccgcccactaggctcctctgcccatgggattttcctggctagagtactggagtggggtgtcattgccttctccgatctcaTTCCCTAGGCTCTGGTAAACAGAGACCTTaccattagaaaaaaatgttgacAATTGGAGCTTTCACATACCATCAGCAGGAGTGATAAATAGTGCGATAATGATGGAACACTGTTAAACTTGTCTACTGAAGGAAAGATACACATGCCCTTATGATCTAGCCTACAGAAATGCATGCATGTGTGAACCAGGAAAAGAGAACTATATTCATAGCACCATTACTCCTAACAGCCCCAAACTAGAAATAGCCAAAATAGTCATCTATAGTACAATGGTTTAATGAATGGTGGTTTATTCATAGAGTATAGTGGTATATAAATGGACACACTATAGATGATTGTAacaacataaatgtaaaaaaccTTATGTTGAACAAAAGAAGCCATTCAAATACTACATATGCTATGCTTTcaattatgtaaaataaaaagcaaaactaaaaaaacaaGTTTCAGAATGCATACTTAgttcttaaaataaagaaaaatagggaGGTGATTACCATTAGGAAAGGAGAGTGTTAATGATTGGAGGGACAAAGAGGCAGAAGATAGTCATCCTCTTATTGGGATGTAGCATAAGAGGAGATTCTAGGGTACAAGTGATCCTCTATTTCTCAACTTCAGTGATAGTTACTGCAGAGTTTtatatataaagatttaaatgttGAACATGTTTCCATACATTTCACAATAAGTAAATATCTCTATATATGCTGACATTCATTAACTTGTGTTTCTATAATCCAGCTGCTAAACTAGGACAGTAATTCAGGATTAGCCTAAAATAGTAACTATTGATACATAAATGTCTATTTCATTCCCCAGAATGGCTTCAATTCATATCTGGGTTCTCACTTGTCTTTACAATTATTCAATAATGTGATGGTGTTTTCACAGCTCGCAGACTCATGAAAATCTCCAACGCCCCCAACACCTCCAGCACCATCACTGGCTTCatcctcttgggcttcccttgcccCAGGGAGGGGCAGATTCTCCTCTTTGTGCTCTTCTCTGCTGTCTACCTCCTGACCCTCATGGGCAACAGTTCTAtcatctgtgctgtgtgctgggaTCAGagactccacacccccatgtacatCCTGCTCGCCAACTTCTCCTTCCTGGAGATCTGGTATGTCACCTCCACTGTCCCCAACATGTTGGCCAACTTCCTCTCTGACAAGCAGCTCATCTCCTTCTCTGGGTGCTTTctccagttttactttttcttctccctGGGTTCTACAGAATGCTTTTTCTTGGCTGTTATGGCATTTGATCGATACCTTGCCATCTGCTGGCCTCTACACTACCCCACCCTCATGACTGGACGTCTCTGTGCCAATCTTGTGATCAGCTGCTGGGTACTTGGTTTCCTCTGGTTCTTGATTCccatcatcatcatctcccaAATGTCCTTCTGTGGGTCCAGGATCATTGACCACTTCCTGTGTGACCCAGGTCCCTTGTTGGCCCTCACCTGTACTAGAGTCCCTGTAATAGAGTTAACTAGCTCCACCTTAAGTTCTCTCCTCTTATTTATCCCCTTTCTCTTCATCATGGTGTCCTATGCTCTGGTCCTACAAGCTGTGCTGAAGTTCCCTTCAGCAGCTGGACGAAGAAAAGCTTTCTCCACCTGTGGGTCCCATCTGACTGTGGTTTCTCTTTTTTACGGATCAGTGATGGTCATGTATGTAAGTCCAACATCTGAACATGATGCTGGAATGCAGAAGATAGTGACTTTGTTTTATTCTGTAGTTACTCCACTCATTAATCCTGTAATATATAGTCTGAGAAACAAAGATATGAAACATGCTATGAAGAAATTATTAGGAACATAAAAGTAAGGgtcttgatttaaaatatttggggGGACAGAagctgtttttaatttcttggttAAAAAGAAGACTAGCTGACTATAGGACTGTAAGACATCTCAAAGATGTACTGCATATCCCCAATTTTGCAAATGATAGAGCCGTAGATTGAAAAACTGAGTTTAGTTTGCtgtgaaatataattaaatataaatttcctGCCAATCTGGAAAACCTCTCCACAATAGTGGAAGAGAATAAagcagttttattatttattatctatgggtgtgagagttggaccataaagaaagctgagagcagaagaattgatgcttttgaactgtggtgttagaaaagactcttgagagtcccttggactgcaaagagatcaaaccagtcaatcctaaaggaaatcagtcctgaatattcattggcgggactgaagctccaatattttggccacctgatgtgaggaactgaccccattggaaaagaccctaatgctgagaaagattgaagaaggcaggaggagaaggggacgacaggatgagatggttgaatggcatcgctgactcgatggacatgagttggagcaagctcagggagttgctgatggacagggaagcctggcgtgtttcagtccctggggtcacaaagagttggacatgactgagcgattgaactgaactgactgattattGAATAAGCATTAAAGCAGGAGACTATGGGCATCTCAGGCAACCCACTGAGAAAGGACAAAGACTGAAAGAAATTTCATCCCTTTATAGTCAAGCAAATACAACCCATTACATACAGGTTCTCAAGATAAAAGCTAATCCTCAAAAAGACTTGACCATTTTATCACACATAATCAATTCATCCTAGATTCGCCTGGTAATTGGACTGGCCATCTGTGTTTGCTAATTGGTTTCACACAAGGGAGAAAAGACATTTCTATATAACAGGAGATAGTTTTCAACTTGGAAATTATGCCACCAATGTTAAGCTCCTATCTTCCCACAGGAAATGGAAGATTGGGGCCTTTCTGTCTTGATTATTACATTTCAAAGAGACTTCCAGGTCCTTGACAAAGACATTCCTAAGTCATAAATCTGGCAAGGGTGTTGAAACCCCTTAAAActtataacttttaaattttacattcatTTCAATGACAGAGAAACAAGTACAATTTTCTAAAGTATTCTGAAAACAGAAAGAGGGGAAAGTCTCTTCCTTTATCTTCAGCATGGATACttacacctctttttttttttgtatttgctcTTACAAATTGTGCAGTCCTGGGGCAAAACTTGTCTCCTATTACTCTTCCAACACCAACAAACTCTTTACTTTTCTGGTAgtgcttttatttctgtcttctaaAACATCTATCATGATAACATCAATTTTAATATTGTATATATCTTCAAGTCAATATGAAAAATAGCATCAGCACAATAAAAGtggtaaatatatgaaaaaataaatagcaaaggaAAGGCTTTAAAATGTCTAAAAAGACAACTCTATTTTGTTCAGAATTAGAGAAGTACAAAGAAAGCTATAATAAATATATCTCTTTTCCCCCCAATTTGACAAAGATCAAAAATAATGTTGAGAAAAACAGCAATCTCTTCCCTTACTGGTAGAGCATAAATTGGTACAATATCTATGGAGGACATTTTGCCAAAAAACTATCAGAATTTAAAGGGCATTCCCTCTGACTCAGAAATTACACTCTTAGGTATTTATCTGAGGAGGATACtcacaaataagaaaaatgatatGTGTACAAGAATATTGACTACTGTTTCTAATAGTAAAAGGTTGGAACAATCCAAATTCCCATTAATTAAGAGCTAATTAGataaattatgtccaactctttgcgaccccatggactgtagcctatcacgctcctccatccatgggattttccaggcaagagtgctggagtggattgccatttccttctccattgtatatacataggGTGGAATATACTATATAACCAGTAAAAATGAAGATCTGTACATGTTGATATAAAAGTACCCtcaaagttaaagaaaaagcaagatgAAAGAGATCTGTCTTGGGCCATCTTTCATATGAATAAAGATTGCATAAATATCTACATATTTTTGTTCATAAACACATTGTGTATCTCTGAAAGAAGAAACTAAGAACAGTGATGCTTTGGGAAACAAAATTGGGTATCTACggacagggagagaaggaaatattttcacTGTACATACAAgcctttgtatattttaaatttttccatatgtgtgtatttcatttaaacaacatttattattatcatctaaaaataaaattttaaactattttactaTGAAATTGGAACCAAGGTAACATTTATTCATAATTCTGTGATTCTTTGAGAAACTAAAAAGAAGACTGTTTctcagaggaaaataaagaaaaagaaaactgacaacGTCTTCATGTCATCTCACTAAATTCTTTCGTTCAGCTGGAACAAAGTAAGAAATGTCTTCCTCTTCTGAGGACCTATGAGAGTAATAaactatgaaaaagtgaaagcagctttttaaaaataattgttgtaTCATCTTCCTCCATAGTCATTTATTCATGAAAACAAACATTCAATATGTTAGGCACTGAGTTGGAAGGGACAAGCCATATACAGAAGTAAGTAAGacacatttccttctcttctgggGCTCATGAACAAGTAGTAAATGAAGCAAGATGTTCTATAAACAAGGGAATTATAAGTTGCTATGGGAGCAGGTAAAGGAAGGCACAGATCATGCCAAGTTCTGAAAAATGCATATAACCATTCCCAGACCACTATCTATTTACTAGTATACTACAATATACAGAATAGAAGTATTCCTCAAATAGATGTCCGTGTGGCATTTACCACCCATCATGACTTATAATTGGCCAAACTTATTAATGTATTAATGAACATCCTTAATCAAAATAAATACAGCTTCAAGATGTAATATAATTCACAATTCATCAaagagatatagatagatagaaaaatggccgattcatgttgatgtttggtagaaaccaaagCAATAccataaaacaattatccttcaattaaaaataaataaatcaaagaaagaccccaaaaaagacaaataaaaataaagaagcacATCATaggtattaaaatataaaactcagTCTTCAGATGCCATCACAGTACAAATATTACTGATATTCATTATTAGTATTTGTTTCCAGGGAGCTCAACCTTTAAGACCATGTCACTTAGAAAGAAAATAGCACTTGAGTGCTTAAGCAAATCAATGAGCCGAAAAAGACATATCAACCTACCTCAGATCTTTCATGAGAATGAAGTATTTCAAAGGCTGATCATTTTCCAAGACAAAGTAGAACTGTGCAGTTGTGCTGGGGGAAAAAGTAATAGAACCAAGTGATGCAACCAAAATAGGAAATGGTCTTGGTTTTCGAAAGGAAATTGTCCTATATGTTGGACTTTAAAGTTgtgaagtaattttaaaagtcaagaaAGCTACACTAGCTAACTCTCAATGTgcctgagagggtaacaggcaggaaggccagaggtctccaaatggaggaaatagcgtgtaagtgtcagacatttttatctctcttaagtggcaggaggaaacaaactattttttcttctctatacaaatttaaaaggaggtttctcttaacatactgtgttgccataatgacacctggtttcacctgaagttaactattctcaaaccttgagtcaaccaatgcatttttcttaaggaaatgtttgtcttaagctatgttaatgtactatgcatttaccctagactctgtcttcaagttggttccacctaatggctcagaacctacttgacaaaccagtatgttatactcagatattgttcccctaatttGTATAaacgaaactatttgtatggtaatctgcccttctacaagattcaagttaatcattttatggccgaTTGATTcgtctggtgccaagattatcccaaaatgcatcttatgagTGAgaggcctggtgccattctgagtttcaagacattcctttctttcattaacagactgctagtgactacataacatccagctgaagactagcggGGGGCGggatactctttctgcccccttctgatgcctatgtcagaagctttctctatctcccttattctttaataaaactttattacacaaaagctctgagcaatcaagcctcatctctggccccagattgaattcttctcctctggaggccaagaatcctggcatcttttcgttcagcaacaacctttcatcttgggggctcatccagGATCCTTCAGGACAAAGTAAAGATGCTTGGaactctagttctttgttctcctagtgaacacgttttctgctgtactttactaactctacAGTGTGCTTGTGTGAAGGAATGAAACGCCCTGAGCaaagcaagtgaggagccctgctctgcggtTCTGTCAcgtgagtgtatgttcctcgattctttgtctcaacacaacaaagatttggagtgacggacattaaagccccctcggtgagtcacagctctcaggtcttggatagaccgtgttatagctctttgGTCTCAAATGGACCGTgctatagctcttagacaaatcagtgttacagctcagtattacagctctattttatttagaagataacaGGAAATCTATCTTTGAAGCATGAGGACACGAGGAAAAGAGTGCCCCAGtgtgcaggagagagagagagagagagagagagagagagagagagagagagagagagagagctggctctggctcttctatttatatgtctatctctccctgggcctgtcctatgtaaattgggccagccaggagtgttgtttgttttacctgagtcctcactccggtcctcagaccttcttttgtttcattttcgcgggcttttccctgCCTTGTctgtagccaccgccattttggactccttttccctgttctacctacctggCAGTTCCATGGTGATCTCATACGGCTCATGGCAGAAACCTGTCAGGGGTTTATACCGACatgccaatgccaagaggcacccaatgtCTCCTTCGGGAActgaccagaaatgggcaaagcgtGTGGACCGAGCTCTCCTTTCTCAGTCAAACTTttcggtctctttgaccatttcataactccttgggaattaagagtactaacctaatctattggatcatagactttcaagggacttgtgatctgtgctgttactgtgtactgttACTTAGGTCCCAGACTTGGATTGGTAGTCAGGAAGGGCCTAGCCTCCCTAGGAATCAAAAGTTCGgaagctagatggagctctagTGTAGAacctaagctactccatcttgTCTAATAGGAGAATTCCATTTTGTAAAGTTCCAGGAAAGAGATTTTgaaaatcccctgacctcaccccaccacccacgagCCAATCAGACCTCTGACCAAAATCTCCTGACCTTACGTTCAGGAATTTGTGGTTTGCCTAGGTAATAAGAACCAATCAAAAATcaacacacaacccttcgaaAGAGGGTGACCAATCAGACGTCCTCCAGCCTGGAAACCCCCTTTGACACGAATATACCCTATATAACCAGTGTAACCCAAAACTCCAGGCTCCTCCCCATAGCCGCTGCATCGGTAACAGTgagagccccagctcgagcttggtaataaagactctcttgcttttgcatcggacaTCGGCTCctgggtggtcattgggagattttgcgacttgggcataacactagctccaagagcatctctgaggttaaaggttactcagattggaACTGCaatgggtttttttcctttggtaacactGGCTGTTAATGGACCAGAGGAGACTCTTACACTGGTGTGGTGACGCTTGGAAGGAACATCTCAGTTTTATGTTCGTATCagtcttattgtggtcaggaatatactcagggttgtgcacaggcactcaggtgacaCATGTTTCCCCAGCGGTCTTAGCTTGGGAGGCATTCCggaaggttactctgattgcaccccaggtggcatcagaggcaagcaaggttttAATGGTGAAGAGCTGGACGTCAGTCAGGGATCccatcaggtctacccctggttCGTCCCCACCCTGTCTCGGTGGTAGAACTGGGAGGGACGAGTATGAC from Capra hircus breed San Clemente chromosome 10, ASM170441v1, whole genome shotgun sequence encodes the following:
- the LOC102177974 gene encoding olfactory receptor 11G2-like codes for the protein MKISNAPNTSSTITGFILLGFPCPREGQILLFVLFSAVYLLTLMGNSSIICAVCWDQRLHTPMYILLANFSFLEIWYVTSTVPNMLANFLSDKQLISFSGCFLQFYFFFSLGSTECFFLAVMAFDRYLAICWPLHYPTLMTGRLCANLVISCWVLGFLWFLIPIIIISQMSFCGSRIIDHFLCDPGPLLALTCTRVPVIELTSSTLSSLLLFIPFLFIMVSYALVLQAVLKFPSAAGRRKAFSTCGSHLTVVSLFYGSVMVMYVSPTSEHDAGMQKIVTLFYSVVTPLINPVIYSLRNKDMKHAMKKLLGT